In one window of Aphidius gifuensis isolate YNYX2018 linkage group LG4, ASM1490517v1, whole genome shotgun sequence DNA:
- the LOC122855934 gene encoding uncharacterized protein LOC122855934, giving the protein MEKTDLNNNNNNDGDADGVDRIEAKFKLMLEEGPNIFADFEEPNMKVPDYFDPVKFRRGQKVFENNIFTMMIAKLSGLLMLLAVPSIVDIIKFTKQSGTPCTAFRRYAATILHTCIWYNKSPNQDLEFFESLKNVRRKHCVASKKSHEAGIGRINQLDMALTQFGFIGFTLLCGKTLGIVLSDDDLDGLLHFWRVIAKMLGTEERFNLCNGTIDETKSLCKKLLEDVFVPHLAKRKNRQDFQEMSKAMLEGIWCINPFINNHAYQAFTYQFLISSVLKNYKNKNNYRHLEIDGPLSRAGKILLNLQIFVHTKLLQSRYWWSHLFRAFFNLTMRSSIYLTENSPYLAWWFYGKKKSQFNIYKYHFE; this is encoded by the exons atGGAGAAAACCg atttaaataataataataataatgatggtgATGCTGATGGTGTTGATAGAATTGaagcaaaatttaaattaatgctGGAAGAAGGACCAAATATATTTGCTGATTTTGAAGAACCAAATATGAAAGTACCAGATTATTTTGATCCAGTTAAATTTCGTCGTGGACAGAAAGTTTTtgagaataatatatttacaatgatGATTGCTAAGTTATCTGGGCTACTTATGCTTCTTGCTGTTCcatcaattgttgatattattaaatttactaaacAAAGTGGTACACCATGTACTGCATTTCGTCGTTATGCTGCAACTATTTTACACACGTGTATTTGGTATAATAAATCACCAAATCAAGATCTTGA ATTTTTCGAGTCATTGAAAAATGTCAGAAGAAAACACTGCGTTGCATCAAAAAAATCCCATGAAGCTGGAATTGGTAGAATAAATCAGCTGGACATGGCATTAACACAATTTGGATTTATCGGTTTCACTTTACTCTGTGGTAAAACACTTGGTATTGTATTGAGTGATGATGATCTTGATGGTCTGCTCCATTTTTGGCGTGTAATTGCAAAAATGTTGGGAACAGAAGAaag ATTTAATTTATGCAATGGAACAATTGATGAAACAAAATCATTATGTAAAAAGCTACTTGAAGATGTATTTGTGCCACATCTTGCCAAGCGAAAAAATCGTCAAGATTTTCAGGAGATGAGCAAAGCCATGCTTGAGGGTATATGGTGTATAAATCCATTCATCAATAATCATGCCTATCAAGCATTtacatatcaatttttaatatcatctgttttgaaaaattataaaaataaaaataactatcGTCATCTTGAAATTGATGGACCACTTTCACGTGctggtaaaatattattaaatttacaaatatttgttcatacaaaattattacaaagtcGTTATTGGTGGTCACATTTGTTCAGagcatttttcaatttaacaatgagatcaagtatttatttaactgAAAATTCACCGTACTTGGCTTGGTggttttatggaaaaaaaaaatcacaatttaatatttacaagtaTCATTTTGAgtag